The Hypomesus transpacificus isolate Combined female chromosome 3, fHypTra1, whole genome shotgun sequence genome has a window encoding:
- the LOC124463046 gene encoding cocaine- and amphetamine-regulated transcript protein-like — MASVSTLFLAATCCVYLCLAHGEESFETRSVEFPPKTQEEKDLIEALQEVLEKLKNKQMPSSEKKLGWLPSCDAGEQCAVRKGARVGTLCGCPRGTSCNFYVLKCL; from the exons ATGGCCAGCGTCAGCACGCTTTTTCTCGCCGCCACCTGTTGTGTCTATTTATGCCTTGCGCATGGGGAGGAATCGTTTGAGACCCGTTCTGTGGAGTTCCCGCCAAAGACTCAAGAAGAAAAGGATCTG ATTGAGGCTTTGCAAGAAGTCCTTGAAaaactgaaaaacaaacaaatgccaTCATCGGAGAAAAAACTAGGATGGCTTCCTTCG tgTGACGCGGGCGAACAGTGCGCCGTGCGTAAAGGCGCAAGAGTTGGAACGCTCTGCGGCTGTCCTAGAGGAACGTCTTGCAACTTCTACGTCCTCAAGTGTTTGTGA